One Synergistaceae bacterium DNA window includes the following coding sequences:
- a CDS encoding class I SAM-dependent methyltransferase — protein sequence MFEPLPLSNEQRATSNEPIIYENFERERLTPIYDIIDPYSEMKKNERYFLNGIIRALKPRKILEVGVSSGGGSAIILNAISDIEGAKLYSVDYLEKAYGYPEKLSGFLVNEKFSELANNDKWQIFRGRDISYFIEEIGGDIDLLVLDTEHFHPCEMLNFLCVLPFMKRDSWCVLHDINICGVILNHAFRNALATRYLFGHVVSDEKILPVSDYDQGRPANIGAFKISDVTMKYADNLFQSLFIPWKHEPLIRDINDMRNIIKKYYSVENYQRFCEALKFHDFLFEHPVYEPVPIARAFLRRYAPNFYGWLHRKKIERKNKLSS from the coding sequence ATGTTTGAGCCGCTACCATTGAGCAACGAGCAACGAGCAACGAGCAACGAGCCTATCATTTACGAAAATTTTGAGCGTGAAAGATTGACTCCGATCTATGACATCATTGACCCATATTCAGAAATGAAGAAAAATGAGCGTTATTTTCTCAACGGCATAATAAGAGCATTAAAGCCGCGCAAGATTCTGGAAGTCGGAGTCTCTTCCGGCGGAGGCAGCGCAATAATTCTTAATGCAATATCAGATATTGAAGGCGCAAAATTATATTCCGTCGATTATTTAGAAAAAGCATATGGATATCCTGAAAAATTATCAGGCTTTCTCGTGAATGAAAAATTTTCCGAGCTTGCAAATAATGATAAATGGCAAATTTTTCGTGGAAGGGATATATCGTACTTTATTGAAGAAATCGGCGGAGATATTGATTTGCTTGTGCTTGATACGGAACATTTTCATCCGTGCGAGATGTTAAATTTTTTGTGCGTACTGCCGTTTATGAAGCGTGACTCTTGGTGTGTTCTACATGATATTAATATATGCGGGGTAATATTGAATCACGCTTTCAGAAATGCGCTTGCAACCCGTTATTTATTCGGTCATGTTGTATCTGATGAAAAAATTCTTCCCGTTTCAGATTATGATCAAGGTAGACCGGCCAATATCGGAGCTTTCAAAATTTCTGACGTAACAATGAAATATGCCGATAATTTATTTCAGAGCTTATTTATTCCTTGGAAACATGAACCTCTGATACGTGATATTAATGACATGCGAAATATAATCAAGAAATATTATTCAGTCGAGAACTATCAAAGATTTTGCGAAGCTCTAAAATTTCATGATTTTCTCTTTGAGCACCCTGTTTATGAACCAGTACCTATAGCACGAGCTTTTTTGCGCAGATATGCACCAAATTTCTACGGCTGGCTTCACAGGAAAAAAATTGAACGCAAGAATAAATTATCAAGTTAG